ATCAACCGTGGTGCACCGGCTCGGTCGGCATGATGGGCATTTCCTGGGGCGGATTCAATGCGCTGCAAATTGCAGCCCACCGCCCGCCGGAACTCAAAGCCATCATTACGGTTTGTTCCACCGATGATCGATACGCCGATGACATTCATCATATGGGAGGCTGTCTCCTGGGCGACAACCTCTCCTGGGCCTCCACGATGTTCGCCTATAATAGCTGCCCGCCCGATCCTGAATTAGTGGGAGACAGATGGAAAGAATTATGGCTTGAGCGATTACAACACAGCGGTCTTTGGTTGGACACCTGGCTTCGTCATCAGCGGCGCGATGAGTACTGGAAGCAGGGGTCAATTTGTGAAGATTTTTCGGCCATCACCTGTCCGGTCTTTGCTGTCAGCGGATGGGCGGACGGATATTCTAACGCCGTGTTCCGGCTTCTGGCTCACCTCAAGGGTCCCCGCAAGGGTTTGATTGGACCGTGGGGGCATAAATATCCTCATCTCGGTGTCCCGGGTCCGGCCATCGGATTTCTTCAGGAATCCCTGCGGTGGTGGGATCAGTGGTTGAAACAGATTGATACGGGTATTGTAGAGGAACCGATGTTTCGCGGTTGGATGCAGGAGAGTGTCCCTCCCACCACCTATTATGAAGAGCGGCCGGGACGTTGGATTGGGGAACCGACATGGCCGTCATCCTCCATTGCCTCCCAATCCTACCCTTTGGCAGTCGGGAGGCTTGCCAATGCCGATGAGCAAATTTCTGAGCAGGCTTTGAGCATTCAATCTCCCTTAAGTGTGGGGTTGTTTGCCGGCAAATGGTGTTCCTATGCGGCCGGTCCGGACCTGGCACATGATCAGCGGGAGGAAGACGGCGGAGCCCTCGTGTTTGATAGCGCCCCTTTAAAGGAGACGATTGAAATTCTTGGGGCACCTGTTGTGGAGCTGGATCTGCAAGCCAATAAACCCATCGCGTTGGTGGCCGTACGATTGTCGGATGTGGCGGAAGATGGTAAGGCCACTCGTGTCACATATGGATTGCTCAACCTGACTCATCGAAACAGCAACGAACATCCGGAGTATTTGAAGCCGGACGAACGATATCGGGTTCGTGTGCAGCTCAATGATACCGCGCAGGGTTTTCCGCTCGGGCACCGTCTCCGTCTCTCGATTTCTACTTCGTACTGGCCGTTGGCCTGGCCGCCTCCTGAACCAGTCCGTCTGACCGTCTATACCGGGGTTAGCAGGTTATCCATCCCTGTTCGCCAGCCGCGAACTTCCGACAGGCAATTGAGAAAATTCGGTGAACCGGAGGGGGCGCCACCGTTGGCCACAACCTTAATCGAGCCTGAACGTCATAACTGGCGGGTCATTCGGGACCTGGCAAAGGATGAGTCCACTCTGGAAGTCGTGAATGACAGAGGTATTGTCCGATTAGATGACATTGATCTTGAAGTGCAGAATAATGCCGTTGAAACCTACACGTATCAGGCCGATGATTTTTCATCTGTGAGAGGAGAAACGTATTGGGTCCGGAGTTTCACACGTCGTGATTGGTCAGTGAAAACCATCACCCGTACCGTCCTGACGTCCACACCGACCCATTTCCATCTTCGGGCGAATCTGGATGCCTACGAAGGCGATACCAGAGTATATTGCACCAGCTGGGATCAGACCATCCCGCGGGATTATGTCTAGCAGGATTTTAGAACACCCGTTCGTACTTTGCCATCGAACTCCACTGGCCTGAAAGGAGGTAATAAAATAATTGCAAGACTGAAGTCTTGCCTGCACCATTCTCTCCAACTAAAAAAGTGTGTTGTCTTGCAGCTTCAAATCGAGATCTCTGAAACCATGCAGCTTCTTGATTCCAAACCGCGTGATCTACGTCATTATTTGAACCCTCTCCTTTGGGATGGGGATCGCTATACCCCCTAGCAAATGCTTGCTCATTTCTTTTGCCCACTCTAGGGACCTACTCTGCGCGCCATCTAGCTACTAGCAATCTCACTGGCGTCTTTGCAGGATGCCATTCTTGCTTGAGAATTAATCCGTGTCTTGATGTTTGATGAACACCCGGTGAGGAGCAGTGCGCACATACACAAGGCATGCGGTCGATACATCGGGTCCTCCTCACATGCGCCGGGTGTGAAATGTGAAGGGGGCTGTTGAAAAAATCCGCCAGCGGCGTTCTCGCCATTTTTCCGTGCTCACGTACTGGAAGTACGCTCTGCGCGCAAAAATGACTGCGGCCTTCCCTTCGGTATGACTCAGGGCAGGACTGGACGAACTTTTTCGAACCGCCCCGAGGCCTCTAATATGCAACGTGCCTGTGGGTCAATATGCCCGTGGAAATTGTTTTTATTCAACACTCACTGGGCTTCATCCGGTGCCGGTGCACATCCTGCCGAGTGAGGTGAGATCCTATCGTGCCTGGGAGCCCGCCACCACGTCGCCTATGATCGCGCCGATCTCGGGATGCCCAGGACCGCAAGCAAGATGCTGCCCTAGCCGCTCAAAGCCCGTTATCCCTCACAACCATCCCTTCCGCTTAAAATACCAATATGGAGCGATTCCGGATAACACCATGGCGCATACGGCCAGAGGGTATCCCCACCACCAATGCAGTTCCGGCATCACATCGAAATTCATCCCGTAGATGCTGGCAATCAAGGTCGGGGGCAGAAAGACCACGGCGGCGATGGAAAAGGTCTTGATAATCTGGTTTTGTTCGATATTAATCAACCCCATGGCCGCATTCATTAAGAAATTGACCTTTTCAAACAGAAAGGTGTTGTGGGGGAGCAGAGAATCGATATCGCGCAAGATTTCGCGAATCCAATCGCGTACCGTTTCGTCTCCTCGCCCTCGCCGCAGGAGGAAGGCCAAAGCGCGTTGCGTATCCATCAAACACAGCCGGACCTTTCCACTGACATCTTCCTGTCTGGTCAGCGAATCGATCGCCCCATGCAGATTTCTGCCCTCTTTCGCCAGTACCGTTTGACTGATGGTTTCCAATGCCAAATGTGTGGCTTCCAACTGGTCGGCCAGATGTTCAATTTTCAGTTCAAACAAAGCCAGAAGAACCGACAATGGATCCCGGATCAGATCCGATTCATGTCGGGCTCTTCGCCGCATCAGACGAAACAACGGGATGGGATGATCGTGTAAGGTAATGATGCAATTGTCTTTGATCGTAAAGGCCACCGCCCTCGTGGTGGCACGATGATCTTCTTCCTGAAAAAAGAATGAATAGATATGGAGGCTATCCTCTCCTTCATTGACACGGGCACTGGCTTCAATTTCCCGCACCTCTTTGCTGGTGGGAAGAGGTTGCTCGTACAAAGTCTCAATGATTTGCCGTTCGTCGTCCGTCGGGGCAGTGAGATCGATCCACATGGCCACGTGAAGAGTATTGGAAAGCTCCGGGACGGGCAAAGCCTGGAACTTTCCATCATGTAAGGCATACGCGTTGATCAATGGTCGATCCTTTCTTCCTCGCAAGATCGAAAAGAATATCCCTTTATGGTGATCCTTCGTCCGATCCCCGGCTCGGTACCACCAGGCCGCTGCAAAAATTATTGTCGGAGTGGCACCCTCATCAGAGCCACATTAGGATTAGAAGAGCATTAACAAAAGGCCGTTTTTACATCAACGGGATTCGATGAAGCAAGCGACCCTCCCGTGGGCGACAGTCTTGTGTTACGCGGCTAAAACAAGGCGATCCTCTTCCGGTGAAAAGAGCCAAGGGGACGGAGGAATAGCGAGCATTTTTCTATTCCCGTAAAAATCAGGAATAGATCAGAGGGGAAGGGTGGTTCAAATCCTGCTGACGAGAGCCGGTCTTTATGGACCGGTGAAGTAGACCCAGGGGCTTAATGCACCAATCCCGGAAGTGGCCCCACCTCAACAAGCGCAGGAGTGGGCTCCTGGTATGAGTGCAGATACGCATGATGGTCATGCATCGTGGCCCCTTCCGGAAGCAGGTCGTATAATGGGCCGAGTTTTCCACGAATTTTTCTCGCATAAAACTTCGGCAATTCCAAGGTTTCCCCTTCCAGAAAGTTTCGGACCGACACATTCGTATCCAGTAATCCCCGGATCTTCGTATGGTATTTAATCCGGCCGAACCCTTCACTCGACACCGACCTGATGAAATTAAACCATGTGGGAATCCAGCCACGATTCAGCATCATCCGCCTGGCAATCATCGGCCAGGAAAACGCATGCCGGGACAGATCCACGACATAATCATAAAATTCCGGCCAGGCATAATGCTTGGGACGCACATTCATCGCGTGGTTGTTATCAAGAAAATGAAAAGGAAAGGGCAGCACCCGTCCGTCCCGTTGCAATTCCCGATTAAAGGGAGCTGCCTGGCCAAATGCCGTCAGCAGGGAAAAGGCAGGAAAAGCTCCGGGAGCCAAATCCAAAAATTGTTTGGTGAGGTCAAAGGGTTCAGAGCCCTGGTCGGAATCCAGGCCCAACACGAAATTCACCTGAACATAAGGGATATAGCGGAGTATCAGATTGATATGATCGGCCACCTGCTTCACTTTTTCTTGTCCTCTGTGGCGACCGGTCCGGGATTTATCGCCCATGTCATACCACGACTCAATCCCCGGCAAAATGGCCTTGAATCCATTTTGCTTTAATCGTTTCAGGTGGGGTTCGGCCAGGAGCGACAGGGTACTTTCTGCAATGAAGTCAATACTATCGGGTGGAATTGCCGTTTCAATGGCATTCATATATTCCTGAAACCGCACCCCGAAATTCGGGTCGTGCCAGGCCACAATCGGTCGCTTCAACTTTGTCCGCAGAAATTTGAGATCCTCGCTGATCTGATCAAACGACAAAGGCTGATAGTCCACATTGGCGTCAACACAAAACCCGCATGTATAGGGGCATCCCATGCTGCCGATCATCGGCACGACTTTAAATGACGTGGGCGCCTTGGCGATGGTCGGCTCAATAAATTTCCAGCGCTCCTTCGCTCCAGGCAATGCGGTCGGCTGCCGGGTTGCTGCGAGCTGAACTCCCAGAGGACGATGCTGCGCACAATCCGCCAGAATATCCTGAATGAGATTCTTGTCCGTAAACCCCACGACATAATCGAAGTACTTGGCCGCATCCTGCGGATAGCTCCGAGCATGAGGCCCGCCCAGGACCGTCACGGCCCCTCGAGCTCGAAACATGCTACTGATGGCATAGGCGGTCAGAGCGGACCGGGTAAAGGCCCCGATAAACACAATATCCGTCTCGTCCAGCAATTCCCGGTGAAGATCTTCACGACCGGTATAGCAGAAAAAGCGAACCTGATGGCCCAATTCTTCGCACCACACCCCAACGACCTGCGGCATAATGCTCGCCAGGTTTTGATTCATGACCCGGGCATAGAGAGAATTGGTCGGTCCCTTCGTAACAAGATCCAATATCGTCACTCGACGTGGACGCATACATAACCTCCATAAACTCAAGCGCTAAGGCAGGACAGTTCCAGAATGGGGGGAATAGGGTTTGTTAGCAGCCTATGCTGCCCGGGAAGTTCGAAATCGAATCCCGTTGATCGTTCGGAATTTGGGGGGGGGATGTCATTCTTGTTGGCACGAGGATTCATTCTGATCGTCATTCCGAAAGTTTTGCCCCATTTCGCCTTTGTTAAGTTCCGACCTTGTCCCAATGTAGAAAAATTTGAGAAGTAAAAGATCTGAACGGTTAATATTTGCTCAATTATACACGAATGAATCTTACCGAACCTGTTTTAAATTATTACGGATTGGTAAGGTTGCGGGGTTTTTGTACAACTGGGCATTGTGCATGGGAAATTCCAGTGTCACACGTAATCCTGGATGATTGTCGGAAAGACTGATACGGATTCCATGAAGATCGGCAATCGCCGAAACTAAACTAAGGCCAAGCCCGCTCCCGGTTGTCGTTCGACTGGTTTCCAGTCGATAAAAGCGTTGGAAAATTTTTTCTCGTTCGGATTCCGGAACGCCAGGTCCCGTATCGGTAATGACGGCCGTTACCCCGGATAGTCGTTGAGAAAGGATGAGGGAAATTCGGGCTCCTGACGGGGAATGGCGAATGGCATTTTCCAGGAGGTTGACGAGCATTTGGGTGATCAGTCTGCTATCCCCATGGAACTGCAGATCCGGTTGGATGGTGGTAAAGAGAATTTGCTGTCGCTCCTCCGCAATCGGGGCGTAAGTTTCTTCAAGGATTTCAAAAATTTCACTGAGTGAGATCTCATGAAATTTCTGCCGGTAGGCACCAGAGCCCAACTGTGCGATTCCCAAAAGGGCACTGAACGTTTCCAGAATTTCATCATTTTGTTTGAGCGCCTGATCAATAGCCTGCTCATAATCCTCCAGAGAGGTCGCCCGATTACGCGCTCCTTCCAGTTTCTGTCGCATACGCGACAACGGCGTCCTCAAATCATGAGCCATATCTATTGAAACCTGGCGCAATCCTCCCATCAATTTTTCAATTTGTGCCAGCATCAGATTAATTTGGCGGCTCAACCGATCAAATTCGTCATCGGTCCCCTTGAGAGAAATTCGACGGTCAAAGTGCCCCTTGATGATGTCCCCCACAGTGAGATTGATTTCTTCCACACGTCGCAACGTAATGGCACTCACAATCGCTCCGCAGGCAAGCCCCACTATGAGAATAGCGGCTAACAACCATCCAAACGCTTGGCGTAAAAATTCTTTCGCCGCCTCAAGCTCTTTTAAATCCTGCCCGACGATCAATTGGGTGCCGTCCGGCAACAACACCGCCCGGGCGCGAAGTTTATGTGAGGCATTATCAATCGGGATGTCTTTCGGCGGCAGCTCCTGAAACCATTTTCGGACAGGAGCCTCTGACGGCAAATTCTGAACAATTGATCTCCCGGCGCTATCCCGCAACAGGAGGTAAGTCCCCGGTTCCACCAGATCGGGATTTGCCGAATTGAGAGATCCGGCCTGATACTCCTTGACGAGCATCTGAATCTGCCAGGTGATTTCACCGTCAACACGCTCAAGGAGGTACCGGACGGCTATCCAATATGACACGACAAAAGTGGTGATCACAAAAACCGCAAACAGGCACGCGGTGAAAAGGGTTAATCGGAAACTGGCAGTACGTAGAAGCTTACGCATCGGCACTCATACGATAGCCCGTGCCGCGCACGGTATGGATCAGTTGCTGTGTAAAGCCTTTATTGATCTTCATCCTCAGACGGCTGATATGCGTGTCGACCACACTGGTACGGGGATCAAAATAGAAATCCCATACATGCTCGAGCAGCATGGTGCGGGTCACCACCTGACCGGCATTTCGCATGAGATATTCGAGCAGGCGGAATTCTCGAGGCTGAAGCTCAATGCACACCTCTCCCCGTTTTACGATTCGTGTGAGTAAATCCATTTCCAGATCCCCGACGCGCAACCGTGTCTCAACCCTTGAGATGGGCGGACGACGACGCAGAGCCTCAACGCGAGCCTTTAATTCCGAAAAGGCAAAGGGTTTAGTGAGATAATCATCACCACCACATTGGAGTCCTTCGACTCGATGATCAATCTCACCCAAGGCACTGAGAAAGAGTACCGGGGTTTTCACATTCGTGGTTCGCAGTCCCTTGACCAGACTGATCCCGTCCAGACTGGGTAGCATCCGGTCGACAATCAAGACTTCATACACCTCATCGATGGCCTTCTTGAACCCCTCCTTCCCATCCGAGGCAATATCGACCACGTACCCTTCCTCCATTAGACCACTGGCAATATAGGACGCCGTTTCTTGATCATCTTCCAGCACGAGGATCTTCATTACCGTACGTAAGCCTTTATACTTGGTTGGGGATAACTTCAGCATAACACGGGAAAGGGCCCTGTCTCAGCTAAAATCTCCTGGTCCAACACCTGGAGCGAACGAGGAAATCTCCCCCACCATATCATTAAGACCATTTTTTGCGTTTATCGGTTTTACCCGACGTAAGTCCATCATCTTGAAACTCTAAACTCTACTTATATTCGCCTGGGTACATCGCCTTCGTTTAAATCAGAGGCCATCTAGGTTCCGGTGGTTCTTATTTTCAAGAATCTTCTTAGCTGGATGAAAGGGTAAAAAATCGCCGTCAAACGTTGAAGGGGCTTTTTTACATTTAAGGAAAGTCAAGGAATGCCAGTTGCATTAAGACCGATCTTCCTGTACGGTTTTGTAAGAATCGACCGTCTCGCAGGATCCAAGCCATTCTCCGGCTGTTCTGGCCGGTGCCGTAGCCCAAACCTCCTCAGACCGGCCTCGATACGCAACCTCAGCATAGAACAATGTCGTTCGTGCTTCGTCTGGTTGTGTCCAACAAAGGAACCGACTGTCATGCTGAATCAAAAACGCCGAAAAGACCTTCGCAATGTCGCCATCATCGCTCACGTCGATCATGGCAAAACAACGTTAGTGGATGCCCTGCTCAGGCAAACCGGCGCGCATGTCTTCAAAGAAGGCGAAGCCGTCATTATGGATTCGAATCCTTTGGAAAAAGAGCGTGGCATTACCATTTTTTCGAAAAATGCTTCCCTCCTTTATAAAGATACCCGCATCAACCTCGTTGATACGCCTGGCCATGCCGACTTTGGGAGTGAAGTCGAGCGAATTCTACGCATGGTGGATGGCGTGCTCTTGCTCGTGGATGCCTTTGATGGCCCGATGCCCCAAACCAAGTTCGTCCTGAAAAAATCGTTGGAATTGCATTTGAAACCCATCGTCGTGATTAACAAGATCGATCGCCCCAGCGCCCGTCCTGAAGAAATCGTGAATCAAACCTTTGATTTGTTTTGTGAACTGAACGCAACCGACGAACAGTTAGATTTCCCCATTGTGTATGCATCCGGAAAAGAAGGAATGTCCACGCTGGACATGAGTGATCCCGCCGTTGATATGAAACCCTTATTAGACACGATCATTCATCGGGTGCTGCCGCCCGTGGCTGATCCCGAGCAACCGTTTCAAATGCTCGTGACTATGTTGGAATATGACTCCTATATCGGTCGTGTGGCAGTGGGACGGATTGTTCATGGGATGATTGAAGTCGGCAATCAGATCGTCGCCGTTAAACGGGATGGCACCATTTCCCGCGGCAAGGTCACCAAACTGTTGGCTTATCAGGGGCTCACCCGCATCGAAACCGATTTCGCCCAAGCCGGAGACATTATTTCTCTAGCCGGCCATCAGGACGTTCGGGTGGGAGAAACCTTAGCTTCTCCTATAAATCCCACAGCCTTACCGACCGTCAATGTTGATGAACCGACGATTTCCATGAACTTCTCCCATAATACCAGCCCGTTGGCAGGAAAAGACGGAGGGCGCTTTCTCACGTCGCGACACATTCGTGAACGCCTGGCTCACGAAGCCATGATGAATGTGGGCATT
Above is a window of Candidatus Nitrospira neomarina DNA encoding:
- a CDS encoding winged helix-turn-helix domain-containing protein: MKILVLEDDQETASYIASGLMEEGYVVDIASDGKEGFKKAIDEVYEVLIVDRMLPSLDGISLVKGLRTTNVKTPVLFLSALGEIDHRVEGLQCGGDDYLTKPFAFSELKARVEALRRRPPISRVETRLRVGDLEMDLLTRIVKRGEVCIELQPREFRLLEYLMRNAGQVVTRTMLLEHVWDFYFDPRTSVVDTHISRLRMKINKGFTQQLIHTVRGTGYRMSADA
- the corA gene encoding magnesium/cobalt transporter CorA; its protein translation is MINAYALHDGKFQALPVPELSNTLHVAMWIDLTAPTDDERQIIETLYEQPLPTSKEVREIEASARVNEGEDSLHIYSFFFQEEDHRATTRAVAFTIKDNCIITLHDHPIPLFRLMRRRARHESDLIRDPLSVLLALFELKIEHLADQLEATHLALETISQTVLAKEGRNLHGAIDSLTRQEDVSGKVRLCLMDTQRALAFLLRRGRGDETVRDWIREILRDIDSLLPHNTFLFEKVNFLMNAAMGLINIEQNQIIKTFSIAAVVFLPPTLIASIYGMNFDVMPELHWWWGYPLAVCAMVLSGIAPYWYFKRKGWL
- a CDS encoding sensor histidine kinase → MRKLLRTASFRLTLFTACLFAVFVITTFVVSYWIAVRYLLERVDGEITWQIQMLVKEYQAGSLNSANPDLVEPGTYLLLRDSAGRSIVQNLPSEAPVRKWFQELPPKDIPIDNASHKLRARAVLLPDGTQLIVGQDLKELEAAKEFLRQAFGWLLAAILIVGLACGAIVSAITLRRVEEINLTVGDIIKGHFDRRISLKGTDDEFDRLSRQINLMLAQIEKLMGGLRQVSIDMAHDLRTPLSRMRQKLEGARNRATSLEDYEQAIDQALKQNDEILETFSALLGIAQLGSGAYRQKFHEISLSEIFEILEETYAPIAEERQQILFTTIQPDLQFHGDSRLITQMLVNLLENAIRHSPSGARISLILSQRLSGVTAVITDTGPGVPESEREKIFQRFYRLETSRTTTGSGLGLSLVSAIADLHGIRISLSDNHPGLRVTLEFPMHNAQLYKNPATLPIRNNLKQVR
- a CDS encoding B12-binding domain-containing radical SAM protein gives rise to the protein MRPRRVTILDLVTKGPTNSLYARVMNQNLASIMPQVVGVWCEELGHQVRFFCYTGREDLHRELLDETDIVFIGAFTRSALTAYAISSMFRARGAVTVLGGPHARSYPQDAAKYFDYVVGFTDKNLIQDILADCAQHRPLGVQLAATRQPTALPGAKERWKFIEPTIAKAPTSFKVVPMIGSMGCPYTCGFCVDANVDYQPLSFDQISEDLKFLRTKLKRPIVAWHDPNFGVRFQEYMNAIETAIPPDSIDFIAESTLSLLAEPHLKRLKQNGFKAILPGIESWYDMGDKSRTGRHRGQEKVKQVADHINLILRYIPYVQVNFVLGLDSDQGSEPFDLTKQFLDLAPGAFPAFSLLTAFGQAAPFNRELQRDGRVLPFPFHFLDNNHAMNVRPKHYAWPEFYDYVVDLSRHAFSWPMIARRMMLNRGWIPTWFNFIRSVSSEGFGRIKYHTKIRGLLDTNVSVRNFLEGETLELPKFYARKIRGKLGPLYDLLPEGATMHDHHAYLHSYQEPTPALVEVGPLPGLVH
- the typA gene encoding translational GTPase TypA, which gives rise to MLNQKRRKDLRNVAIIAHVDHGKTTLVDALLRQTGAHVFKEGEAVIMDSNPLEKERGITIFSKNASLLYKDTRINLVDTPGHADFGSEVERILRMVDGVLLLVDAFDGPMPQTKFVLKKSLELHLKPIVVINKIDRPSARPEEIVNQTFDLFCELNATDEQLDFPIVYASGKEGMSTLDMSDPAVDMKPLLDTIIHRVLPPVADPEQPFQMLVTMLEYDSYIGRVAVGRIVHGMIEVGNQIVAVKRDGTISRGKVTKLLAYQGLTRIETDFAQAGDIISLAGHQDVRVGETLASPINPTALPTVNVDEPTISMNFSHNTSPLAGKDGGRFLTSRHIRERLAHEAMMNVGIKVEEADGGERFTVSGRGELHLSILIETMRREGFELEVSPPKVIYKEMDGEILEPVELVVIEVDPGYQGAVIEALGGRKAEMKDLRISAVGTVRMEFHIASRALLGFRSELLRMTRGSGVMSQIFHEYQPFKGEIPHRSAGVLISHGPGQAVAYGLWGLQDRGEIFLHPGDDIYEGMLVGVNNKGNDLVVNAIREKKLTNIRASGTDEAIHLIPPREMTLEFALEFIEDDELVEVTPKNVRLRKRYLTDNERRSARNLSKKAQ
- a CDS encoding CocE/NonD family hydrolase: MAGTFKTVHSFPYPVREMDHVWIPMSDGIRLAARIWLPEQSEANPVPGILEYIPYRKRDGTAHRDSVTHPYVAGHGYACVRVDLRGSGDSEGILTDEYIHQEQQDGLEVLQWIANQPWCTGSVGMMGISWGGFNALQIAAHRPPELKAIITVCSTDDRYADDIHHMGGCLLGDNLSWASTMFAYNSCPPDPELVGDRWKELWLERLQHSGLWLDTWLRHQRRDEYWKQGSICEDFSAITCPVFAVSGWADGYSNAVFRLLAHLKGPRKGLIGPWGHKYPHLGVPGPAIGFLQESLRWWDQWLKQIDTGIVEEPMFRGWMQESVPPTTYYEERPGRWIGEPTWPSSSIASQSYPLAVGRLANADEQISEQALSIQSPLSVGLFAGKWCSYAAGPDLAHDQREEDGGALVFDSAPLKETIEILGAPVVELDLQANKPIALVAVRLSDVAEDGKATRVTYGLLNLTHRNSNEHPEYLKPDERYRVRVQLNDTAQGFPLGHRLRLSISTSYWPLAWPPPEPVRLTVYTGVSRLSIPVRQPRTSDRQLRKFGEPEGAPPLATTLIEPERHNWRVIRDLAKDESTLEVVNDRGIVRLDDIDLEVQNNAVETYTYQADDFSSVRGETYWVRSFTRRDWSVKTITRTVLTSTPTHFHLRANLDAYEGDTRVYCTSWDQTIPRDYV